A stretch of the Haloarcula ordinaria genome encodes the following:
- a CDS encoding branched-chain amino acid ABC transporter permease, translating into MVLDLLASGLVFSSIIVLGSIGLSLIYSIADFANFAHGDTMTVGAYAAFVTFGAIGGLGGGILSLPLGFFVALVVGIVAAAVVAVLTEKIVYDGMNASSIQLLITSIGIAFIYRAVIQMGFGADFTRFDVEPLRPIEALLPYGIRVTEHDVAIVVSAVVLVGGLHTLLQYTDLGRKMRAMADNPDLARVSGIRTDRIKLWTWIIGAGLAGSGGVFLGLYNQLSPRMGFNLLLLIFAAVILGGIGSVYGAMLGGLLIGVINQLTPVLSDIRLLTDMGAILPLVPDSFGIVIGIEYANAIAFVIMVAVLLVRPNGIAGEAV; encoded by the coding sequence ATGGTCCTTGACTTACTCGCCAGTGGCCTCGTGTTCAGCAGTATCATCGTCCTGGGCAGCATCGGGCTGTCGCTGATATACAGCATCGCGGACTTCGCGAACTTCGCTCACGGGGACACCATGACCGTCGGCGCGTACGCCGCGTTCGTCACCTTCGGGGCCATCGGCGGGCTCGGCGGCGGCATCCTGAGCCTGCCGCTGGGATTCTTCGTCGCGCTCGTGGTCGGTATCGTCGCCGCGGCCGTCGTCGCCGTCCTCACGGAGAAGATCGTCTACGACGGGATGAACGCCAGCTCGATCCAGCTGCTCATCACCTCGATCGGTATCGCGTTCATCTATCGCGCGGTCATCCAGATGGGCTTCGGCGCGGACTTCACGCGGTTCGACGTCGAGCCCCTGCGTCCCATCGAGGCGCTGTTGCCCTACGGCATCCGCGTCACGGAACACGACGTGGCAATCGTCGTCTCGGCCGTCGTCCTGGTCGGGGGCCTGCACACGCTGCTCCAGTACACCGACCTTGGCCGGAAGATGCGGGCGATGGCGGACAACCCCGACCTCGCCCGCGTGAGCGGCATCCGGACCGACCGCATCAAGCTCTGGACGTGGATCATCGGCGCCGGCCTCGCCGGGTCCGGCGGCGTCTTCCTGGGGCTGTACAACCAGCTGTCGCCGCGGATGGGGTTCAACCTCCTCCTGCTCATCTTCGCCGCCGTCATCCTCGGCGGCATCGGCTCCGTCTACGGGGCGATGCTCGGGGGACTCCTCATCGGGGTCATCAACCAGCTGACGCCCGTCCTCTCGGACATCCGACTCCTCACCGATATGGGAGCGATACTGCCGCTGGTGCCCGACAGCTTCGGCATCGTCATCGGCATCGAGTACGCGAACGCCATCGCGTTCGTCATCATGGTGGCCGTGTTGCTCGTCAGACCGAACGGCATCGCCGGGGAGGCGGTCTGA
- a CDS encoding ABC transporter substrate-binding protein yields MEDDSKPTIDRRTVLRATGLAGLAGLAGCIGTTDDGGDGGSDGGDGGDGGGSDGSDGSDGGSDGGDGGDGGSSGPYEIGMVNSLTGSLSAFGQRNQRGKELALEAVNDVGIKDRELAIIEEDSESESQGGVSAAQKLVNQDEVPFLIGAVGSGVSLAIYESVVQGTDVVQLSQNSTGLGLTDFPGLLRMSPTGRVQSVALSNLIADDGYDSVAVTYVNNDYGQSLTDAFVNAWEGDIAYNSPHDQEQQSYSSVISEMNDSGADAWLFITYQAEFATMVNEAFSSGYEAQFYGADSVSGDNVISNTPEGSIDGMKIVVPSAPVEEENYQQFASDFEEAYGEQPTAWSAYAYDCVVVAALSIQAADEFTGAALQEVVRDVTRPEGEKVTTFEAASQILADGGGPSDVDYQGVSGPIDFDENGDPKGFLQILEVQDHEYVGTGFIES; encoded by the coding sequence ATGGAAGACGATTCAAAGCCGACTATCGATCGACGAACTGTACTTCGAGCAACGGGGCTGGCCGGGCTCGCCGGCCTGGCCGGCTGTATCGGCACCACCGACGACGGCGGCGACGGCGGCAGCGACGGCGGCGATGGGGGCGACGGCGGCGGGAGCGATGGGAGCGACGGTAGCGATGGCGGCAGTGACGGCGGCGACGGTGGTGACGGTGGGAGCAGCGGCCCCTACGAGATCGGTATGGTGAACTCCCTGACCGGGTCGCTGTCGGCGTTCGGGCAGCGCAACCAGCGCGGGAAGGAGCTGGCGCTCGAGGCCGTCAACGACGTCGGCATCAAGGACCGCGAGCTAGCCATCATCGAGGAGGACTCCGAGAGCGAGAGTCAGGGCGGCGTCTCGGCGGCCCAGAAGCTCGTCAACCAGGACGAGGTCCCGTTCCTCATCGGCGCGGTCGGTTCGGGCGTCTCGCTGGCCATCTACGAGAGCGTCGTCCAGGGCACCGACGTCGTCCAGCTCAGCCAGAACTCGACGGGGCTCGGCCTCACCGACTTCCCGGGCCTGCTCCGGATGTCGCCGACGGGTCGCGTCCAGTCCGTCGCGCTGTCGAACCTCATCGCTGACGACGGGTACGACTCGGTCGCGGTCACGTACGTCAACAACGACTACGGCCAGAGCCTCACCGACGCCTTCGTCAACGCGTGGGAGGGCGACATCGCCTACAACAGTCCCCACGACCAGGAACAGCAGTCCTACTCCAGCGTCATCTCCGAGATGAACGATTCGGGGGCCGACGCCTGGCTCTTCATCACCTACCAGGCGGAGTTCGCCACGATGGTCAACGAGGCGTTCTCCAGCGGGTACGAGGCGCAGTTCTACGGGGCCGACTCCGTCTCCGGGGACAACGTCATCTCGAACACGCCCGAGGGCAGCATCGACGGCATGAAGATCGTCGTCCCCTCCGCGCCCGTAGAGGAAGAGAACTACCAGCAGTTCGCCTCGGACTTCGAGGAGGCCTACGGCGAACAGCCCACGGCATGGTCGGCGTACGCCTACGACTGCGTGGTCGTCGCGGCGCTGTCCATCCAGGCCGCAGACGAGTTCACCGGCGCAGCGCTCCAGGAAGTCGTCCGCGACGTGACCCGTCCGGAGGGCGAAAAGGTCACCACCTTCGAGGCCGCGAGCCAGATTCTCGCCGACGGCGGCGGCCCCAGCGACGTCGACTACCAGGGCGTCAGCGGTCCCATCGACTTCGACGAGAACGGTGACCCCAAGGGCTTCCTGCAGATTCTGGAAGTGCAGGACCACGAATACGTCGGCACCGGCTTCATCGAATCCTAA
- a CDS encoding proline dehydrogenase family protein, translated as MIPPIANNFVAGETPETAMAHVDELNQRGVAGILNLLGEHYDDRADADADTQAYIDLVEALAERDTDSCISVKPSQIGLDIGDDVFEENLARIVDAADCLVWIDMEDHTTTDVTLDAYERHARATDGNVGVCLQANLKRTREDLERLADLPGKVRLVKGAYDEPKEIAYKKKAKVDEVYKEYLEYMFEHFEGGIAVGSHDPKMIDHAQALHAEHGTPYEIQMLMGVREDEQTRLAADVDVYQYIPYGEKWFSYFYRRVREQKSNALFALRAVVGV; from the coding sequence ATGATACCACCTATCGCGAACAACTTCGTGGCCGGGGAAACGCCGGAGACGGCGATGGCCCACGTCGACGAGTTGAACCAGCGTGGCGTGGCGGGTATCCTGAACCTGCTCGGCGAGCACTACGACGACCGTGCGGATGCAGACGCGGACACACAGGCGTACATCGACCTCGTCGAGGCGCTAGCCGAACGCGACACCGACTCTTGCATCTCGGTCAAGCCGAGCCAGATCGGTCTGGACATCGGCGACGACGTCTTCGAGGAGAACCTGGCTCGCATCGTCGACGCGGCCGACTGCCTGGTCTGGATCGACATGGAGGACCACACGACGACCGACGTCACGCTCGACGCCTACGAGCGTCACGCTCGCGCGACGGACGGCAACGTGGGCGTCTGCCTCCAGGCGAACCTCAAGCGCACCCGGGAAGACCTGGAGCGGCTGGCCGACCTCCCCGGCAAGGTCAGACTCGTCAAGGGGGCCTACGACGAACCGAAGGAGATCGCCTACAAGAAGAAGGCGAAGGTCGACGAGGTGTACAAGGAGTACCTCGAGTACATGTTCGAGCACTTCGAGGGCGGCATCGCGGTCGGCAGCCACGACCCGAAGATGATCGACCACGCCCAGGCCCTCCACGCTGAGCACGGCACGCCCTACGAGATACAGATGCTGATGGGCGTCCGAGAGGACGAACAGACCCGGCTCGCGGCCGACGTCGACGTCTACCAGTACATCCCGTACGGCGAGAAGTGGTTCTCGTACTTCTACCGGCGCGTCCGCGAGCAGAAGTCCAACGCGCTGTTCGCGCTCCGTGCTGTCGTCGGTGTCTAG
- a CDS encoding helix-turn-helix domain-containing protein — protein sequence MSVENPVSGTRLTLDLWHPNCWAIEATEQVRGGVLAHAVYHSPATSDQGTSSVNGLFTAFGDSEAEVEQLLGTISESSRAGELQELQERFGRQRNAPGNVVREFFLEYDPADMVCPTLLEHGFVHSAPVRIEDGREEWQVCFAGERTNIEPALEDVESDSGADVNVASITTSDSPSSARENRLDSLTAAQRDVFEHARESGYYEWPRETSTRELAADLDVSKTTLLEHLRKAEAKLLDP from the coding sequence ATGAGTGTGGAAAACCCGGTGTCCGGGACGCGGCTCACGCTGGACCTCTGGCATCCGAACTGCTGGGCGATCGAAGCGACCGAGCAGGTACGCGGTGGCGTTCTGGCACACGCCGTCTATCACTCCCCTGCGACCAGCGACCAGGGGACATCGTCTGTAAACGGGTTGTTCACTGCCTTCGGGGACTCCGAGGCAGAGGTCGAACAGCTGCTGGGCACCATCAGCGAGTCCAGTCGGGCGGGGGAGCTCCAGGAACTCCAGGAGCGTTTCGGTCGGCAGCGCAACGCGCCCGGGAACGTCGTCCGCGAGTTCTTCCTCGAGTACGACCCGGCCGACATGGTCTGTCCCACCCTGCTCGAACACGGGTTCGTCCACAGCGCCCCGGTGCGCATCGAGGACGGCCGTGAGGAGTGGCAGGTCTGTTTCGCCGGCGAGCGCACGAACATCGAACCGGCGCTCGAAGACGTCGAGTCGGATTCGGGCGCCGACGTGAACGTCGCGTCGATAACCACCTCGGACTCGCCGTCGTCGGCCCGCGAGAACCGCCTCGACTCGCTCACCGCGGCCCAGCGGGACGTCTTCGAGCACGCCCGCGAGTCGGGCTACTACGAGTGGCCCCGCGAGACGTCGACGCGCGAGCTGGCGGCCGACCTCGACGTCTCGAAGACGACGCTGCTAGAGCACCTGCGGAAGGCGGAAGCGAAACTGCTGGACCCCTAG
- a CDS encoding aldehyde dehydrogenase family protein, with product MAATYQHYIDGEWTDGSGTETFTSENPATGETLGEFQRGTPEDVDRAVAAAEDAYEEWRELSRIDRAEYLWDVYHELKSNVDEYGEIVTRECGKEISEGRADVVEAAHMVEWAAGDARHPSGDIIPSEIGSKDAYMRRKPRGVVGCITPWNFPIAIPYWHMAVALVEGNTVVFKPAEQTPKCADVIAQLFADAGLPDGVFNMVHGFGDAGNAIVESEPVETVLFTGSAEVGHKIADAVGGVSGKRAACEMGGKNAIVITEEADMDTAVHSAVMSSFKTTGQRCVSSERLIVHTDVYEEFKERFVDIASKVAVGDPLSEDTFMGPLIEDEHRDKVSRYNELARDEGVDVLVDRTELDAEEVPDGHEAGHWIGPFVYEADPDEPLRCTHEEVFGPHVALMEYDGDIERAVAIQNDTDYGLAGAIVSEDYRQINYYRDHAELGLAYGNLPCIGAEVQLPFGGVKKSGNGYPSAREIIEAVTDRTAWTLNNSKDIQMAQGLSADIITSDDD from the coding sequence ATGGCAGCGACCTATCAGCACTACATCGACGGCGAATGGACTGACGGCTCGGGCACAGAGACCTTCACGAGCGAGAACCCCGCGACGGGCGAGACGCTCGGGGAGTTCCAGCGGGGAACCCCCGAGGACGTCGACCGCGCGGTCGCGGCGGCCGAGGACGCCTACGAGGAGTGGCGCGAGCTCTCGCGTATCGACCGCGCCGAGTACCTCTGGGACGTCTATCACGAACTGAAGTCGAACGTCGACGAGTACGGCGAAATCGTCACCCGCGAGTGTGGCAAAGAGATCAGCGAGGGGCGTGCCGACGTCGTCGAGGCCGCGCACATGGTCGAGTGGGCCGCCGGCGATGCTCGCCACCCGAGCGGCGACATCATCCCCTCCGAAATCGGGTCGAAAGACGCCTACATGCGCCGCAAGCCCCGCGGCGTCGTCGGCTGCATCACGCCCTGGAACTTCCCCATCGCCATCCCCTACTGGCACATGGCCGTCGCGCTGGTCGAGGGCAACACCGTCGTGTTCAAGCCCGCCGAGCAGACGCCGAAGTGCGCCGACGTCATCGCACAGCTGTTCGCCGACGCGGGCCTCCCCGACGGCGTGTTCAACATGGTCCACGGCTTCGGGGACGCCGGCAACGCCATCGTCGAGTCCGAGCCGGTCGAGACGGTCCTGTTCACCGGCTCCGCCGAGGTCGGCCACAAGATCGCCGACGCCGTGGGCGGCGTCTCCGGCAAGCGCGCCGCCTGTGAGATGGGCGGGAAGAACGCCATCGTCATCACCGAGGAAGCGGACATGGACACCGCCGTCCACTCGGCAGTGATGTCCTCGTTCAAGACCACTGGCCAGCGCTGTGTCTCCTCCGAGCGCCTCATCGTCCACACGGACGTCTACGAGGAATTCAAGGAGCGGTTCGTCGACATCGCCTCGAAGGTCGCCGTGGGCGACCCGCTCTCCGAGGACACCTTCATGGGCCCGCTCATCGAGGACGAGCACCGGGACAAGGTCTCCCGGTACAACGAACTCGCCCGAGACGAAGGCGTCGACGTCCTCGTCGACCGCACTGAGCTCGACGCCGAGGAGGTTCCCGACGGCCACGAGGCCGGCCACTGGATCGGCCCGTTCGTCTACGAGGCCGACCCCGACGAACCGCTCCGCTGTACGCACGAGGAGGTCTTCGGGCCCCACGTCGCGCTCATGGAGTACGACGGCGACATCGAACGCGCCGTGGCGATACAGAACGACACGGACTACGGGCTGGCCGGCGCCATCGTCTCCGAGGACTACCGCCAGATAAACTACTACCGCGACCACGCCGAACTCGGCCTCGCGTACGGCAACCTCCCCTGCATCGGCGCGGAGGTCCAGCTGCCCTTCGGCGGCGTCAAGAAGTCCGGGAACGGCTACCCCTCGGCCCGCGAAATCATCGAAGCGGTCACCGACCGCACGGCCTGGACGCTCAACAACTCGAAGGACATCCAGATGGCACAGGGCCTCTCCGCGGACATCATCACGAGCGACGATGACTGA
- a CDS encoding sulfite exporter TauE/SafE family protein has protein sequence MTSSASSSSIQKTFLKYQHVFVFLAPLAFVVGVYFFAPTPEGAGTAYWVRYWWLFLAFITGATIVNTVGISGSALFVPFLIFVFPVIAGETLTPETLVKVGLISESFGLSSSALAFIQYGLVDRRLALSLVAGAVPFVVAGALLSFIIPAPVFHAMLGMALMAASYLLFKADLGHEDPGAAGDEAEAGAATDGGDADLPDDDDKLGPAGVEKDDDGTVTRIDRDGNDYTYSHGGYLERFANYSIGGVFQGLAGFGIGELGIISMLRTNVPVRVAIGSNHIVVALTAVLASLVHVFGGGLVPGAHNIDLASTPWNMVVWTVPATVTGGQIAPYVSANLDTSLIKKGVGVLFAVISVALFLMASGAV, from the coding sequence ATGACCAGTTCTGCTTCGTCCAGTAGCATCCAGAAGACCTTTCTGAAGTATCAGCACGTCTTCGTGTTCCTCGCGCCGCTCGCCTTCGTGGTCGGCGTGTACTTCTTCGCCCCGACCCCGGAGGGTGCGGGGACGGCGTACTGGGTCCGGTACTGGTGGCTGTTCCTGGCGTTCATCACCGGCGCGACCATCGTCAACACCGTCGGTATCAGCGGGTCGGCGCTGTTCGTGCCCTTCCTCATCTTCGTCTTCCCGGTCATCGCCGGGGAGACGCTGACGCCGGAGACGCTCGTGAAAGTCGGCCTCATCAGCGAGTCGTTCGGCCTCTCGAGTTCCGCGCTCGCGTTCATCCAGTACGGACTGGTCGACCGCCGACTGGCACTGAGTCTCGTCGCCGGCGCCGTCCCGTTCGTGGTCGCCGGGGCGCTGCTCTCCTTTATCATCCCGGCCCCGGTCTTCCACGCGATGCTGGGGATGGCGCTCATGGCCGCCTCCTACCTGCTGTTCAAGGCCGACCTCGGCCACGAGGACCCGGGCGCCGCCGGTGACGAGGCGGAGGCCGGCGCGGCGACCGACGGCGGCGACGCCGACCTCCCCGACGACGACGACAAACTCGGTCCGGCGGGCGTCGAGAAAGACGACGACGGGACGGTCACCCGCATCGACCGCGACGGCAACGACTACACCTACTCCCACGGCGGCTACCTCGAGCGGTTCGCCAACTACAGCATCGGTGGTGTCTTCCAGGGGCTGGCCGGCTTCGGCATCGGGGAACTCGGCATCATCTCGATGCTGCGGACGAACGTCCCCGTCCGGGTGGCCATCGGCAGCAACCACATCGTCGTCGCGCTGACGGCCGTCCTCGCATCGCTGGTCCACGTCTTCGGCGGCGGCCTCGTCCCCGGCGCGCACAACATCGACCTCGCCTCGACCCCGTGGAACATGGTCGTCTGGACGGTTCCGGCGACGGTCACCGGCGGACAGATTGCCCCGTACGTCTCGGCGAACCTGGACACCTCGCTCATCAAGAAAGGCGTCGGCGTCCTCTTTGCAGTCATCTCGGTCGCGCTGTTCCTGATGGCGTCGGGCGCAGTCTGA
- a CDS encoding DsbA family oxidoreductase, with product MSTEDTGESITVYSDYVCPFCYLGRESLRQYQEQREEPLEIDWRPFDLRSQKRNPDGTIDHSVDDGKGEDYYEQAKQNVRQLQEKYGVEMTLDIATDIDSLPAQVASYYVAEHYDYETWLAFDRAVFDALWQDGADIGAMDLLVDLATEAGVDGDEIRSALDDDALRAEVREQFSAAQQQGVTGVPTFAYDGYAARGAVPPEHLERLVEGT from the coding sequence ATGAGCACAGAGGACACAGGAGAGTCCATCACGGTGTACTCGGACTACGTCTGTCCGTTCTGTTACCTGGGTCGCGAGTCGCTCCGGCAGTACCAGGAGCAGCGCGAGGAACCACTCGAGATCGACTGGCGGCCGTTCGACCTGCGCAGCCAGAAACGTAACCCGGACGGCACCATCGACCACTCCGTCGACGACGGCAAAGGCGAGGACTACTACGAGCAGGCCAAACAGAACGTCAGGCAGCTCCAGGAGAAGTACGGCGTGGAGATGACGCTGGACATCGCCACCGATATAGACTCGCTGCCCGCACAGGTGGCCTCCTACTACGTCGCCGAGCACTACGACTACGAGACGTGGCTCGCGTTCGACCGCGCCGTCTTCGACGCGCTGTGGCAGGACGGCGCAGACATCGGGGCGATGGACCTCCTCGTAGACCTCGCGACCGAGGCGGGCGTCGATGGCGACGAGATCCGGTCGGCGCTGGACGACGACGCGCTCCGGGCCGAGGTCCGCGAGCAGTTCAGCGCCGCCCAACAGCAGGGCGTCACCGGCGTCCCGACGTTCGCGTACGACGGGTACGCCGCCCGCGGCGCGGTCCCGCCAGAGCACCTCGAACGGCTCGTCGAGGGAACCTGA
- a CDS encoding class 1 fructose-bisphosphatase, whose protein sequence is MTPFDSGSTIDEILATIADTSSDVREGLVEDRTVSAETNPSGETQMAADIRADELFEDAVLANDDVGTYASEERADPIDGGDGAYHVAMDPLDGSSNLRSNNAMGTIFGVYTERPPASGRDLVASGFVLYGPITTMIVARDDEVTDYLLEKENPQVLAEDVTLPDDPTVFGFGGDVPNWPEDFLDFAREIEQELKLRYGGAMIADINQLLTYGGIFAYPGLKEKPEGKLRLQFEGNPIAHVFEAAGGASSTGDGSILDTEAESLHQRAPMHVGNAELIERLEAALD, encoded by the coding sequence ATGACGCCGTTCGACTCGGGAAGCACCATCGACGAGATACTCGCGACCATCGCCGACACGTCCTCGGACGTCCGCGAGGGCCTCGTCGAGGACCGCACCGTCTCCGCCGAGACCAACCCCAGCGGCGAGACGCAGATGGCCGCCGACATCCGCGCCGACGAGCTGTTCGAGGACGCCGTCCTCGCCAACGACGACGTGGGAACGTACGCCAGCGAGGAACGCGCGGACCCGATCGACGGTGGCGACGGGGCGTACCACGTCGCGATGGACCCGCTCGACGGCTCGTCGAACCTGCGGTCGAACAACGCCATGGGTACCATCTTCGGCGTCTACACGGAGCGTCCGCCGGCCTCCGGGCGCGACCTCGTGGCCTCCGGCTTCGTCCTCTATGGCCCCATCACGACGATGATCGTCGCCCGCGACGACGAGGTCACGGACTACCTCCTCGAGAAAGAGAACCCACAGGTGCTCGCCGAGGACGTGACCCTCCCCGATGACCCCACCGTCTTCGGCTTCGGCGGCGACGTCCCCAACTGGCCCGAGGACTTCCTCGACTTTGCCCGCGAGATCGAACAGGAGCTCAAACTCCGCTACGGCGGGGCGATGATCGCCGACATCAACCAGCTGCTCACCTACGGCGGCATCTTCGCGTACCCCGGGCTGAAGGAGAAACCCGAGGGGAAACTCCGCCTGCAGTTCGAGGGCAACCCCATCGCCCACGTCTTCGAGGCCGCGGGCGGGGCGTCCTCGACTGGCGACGGCTCCATCCTCGACACCGAAGCCGAGTCGCTGCATCAGCGCGCGCCGATGCACGTCGGCAACGCCGAACTCATCGAGCGCCTCGAAGCGGCGCTCGACTGA
- the thiD gene encoding bifunctional hydroxymethylpyrimidine kinase/phosphomethylpyrimidine kinase: MQRADAPVSPPVVLTVAGSDSGGGAGIQADLKTIEAGEGFGTSAITSVTAQNTTGVQGQHLLPIEDIEAQIRAVREDFDLAAVKTGMLATSEVIDLVVKYADDLPNLVVDPVMVATSGDRLLESEAENAYERLIAKSSVVTPNADEAEVLTGRDVADPDAAEAAGQDLVEMGADAALVKGGHVPGDEVVDTLVTPGSVTTFRHDRVDTQATHGSGCTLSSAIATRLAHGDDRSDAVASGIDLLSRAVRYNLDVGEGPGAVHHLVETRNEAARYETSEAVEHAVETLVERDVSRLVPEVGMTVVGATPYAETPDETAAVEGRITRTLSGVRPNRGVRFGASTTVARVLLAAREHDPALRFAVNCRLDDTVEDALTDLAGSVPAFDPGERPDDVDPGETTDWGVGEAFDASERTPIAVVGRGDFGVEASATLLATDAGTLVERATRLLESVED; encoded by the coding sequence ATGCAGCGAGCAGACGCACCCGTCTCCCCGCCGGTCGTGCTGACCGTCGCCGGGAGCGACTCGGGCGGCGGTGCCGGCATCCAGGCCGACCTCAAGACCATCGAGGCCGGCGAGGGGTTCGGCACCAGTGCCATCACGAGCGTCACCGCACAGAACACCACCGGCGTGCAGGGCCAGCACCTGCTCCCTATCGAGGACATCGAGGCACAGATCCGGGCCGTCCGCGAGGACTTCGACCTCGCGGCGGTCAAGACGGGGATGCTCGCGACGAGCGAGGTAATCGACCTCGTCGTCAAGTACGCCGACGATCTCCCGAACCTCGTCGTCGACCCGGTGATGGTCGCTACCTCCGGGGACCGACTGCTCGAATCCGAAGCCGAGAACGCCTACGAGCGCCTCATCGCGAAATCGTCGGTGGTCACGCCCAACGCCGACGAGGCAGAGGTGCTCACCGGCCGCGACGTCGCCGACCCCGATGCGGCTGAGGCGGCGGGCCAGGACCTGGTCGAGATGGGGGCCGACGCCGCGCTGGTCAAGGGCGGGCACGTCCCCGGCGACGAAGTGGTCGACACGCTGGTCACCCCGGGGTCGGTGACGACGTTCCGGCACGACCGGGTCGACACCCAAGCGACCCACGGGTCAGGCTGTACGCTCTCGTCGGCCATCGCGACCCGACTGGCTCACGGCGACGACCGGTCAGACGCCGTCGCGTCGGGCATCGACCTGCTCTCGCGGGCCGTCCGGTACAACCTCGACGTGGGCGAGGGCCCCGGCGCGGTCCACCACCTCGTCGAGACGCGGAACGAGGCCGCCCGCTACGAGACGAGCGAGGCCGTCGAACACGCCGTCGAGACGCTCGTCGAGCGCGACGTCTCCCGCCTGGTCCCCGAGGTGGGGATGACCGTCGTCGGGGCGACGCCCTATGCCGAGACGCCCGACGAGACTGCCGCTGTCGAGGGCCGTATCACCCGCACGCTCTCGGGGGTGCGGCCGAACCGCGGCGTGCGCTTCGGGGCGTCGACCACCGTGGCACGCGTCCTGCTGGCCGCCCGCGAGCACGACCCGGCGCTGCGCTTCGCGGTCAACTGCCGGCTCGACGACACCGTCGAGGACGCGCTGACCGACCTGGCCGGGTCGGTGCCAGCCTTCGACCCCGGAGAGCGACCCGACGACGTCGACCCCGGCGAAACGACCGACTGGGGTGTCGGCGAGGCGTTCGACGCCAGCGAGAGGACGCCCATCGCCGTCGTCGGCCGGGGCGACTTCGGCGTCGAGGCGAGTGCGACGCTGCTCGCGACGGACGCCGGGACGCTGGTCGAGCGGGCGACGCGGCTACTGGAGTCGGTCGAGGACTAG
- a CDS encoding DUF7331 family protein: MEPASNHSDEADERYGSFTTGGGDVVVYDTDNPEAWLQSDYAVEVGTSSGRTSA; the protein is encoded by the coding sequence ATGGAACCGGCATCGAACCATTCCGACGAGGCAGACGAACGGTACGGTAGCTTCACGACCGGCGGCGGCGACGTCGTCGTCTACGACACGGACAACCCCGAAGCGTGGCTCCAGTCCGACTATGCGGTAGAGGTCGGCACCTCGTCGGGACGAACAAGCGCGTAA
- a CDS encoding AIR synthase family protein, whose amino-acid sequence MADLGKVDREFFDEYIYPNLGADRDDVTLGPQHGVDFGVVDVGGKAVAMATDPVFVMPSVGFERAAWFAFHILMSDVAVSGLPPTHLSIDFNLPPEITDEQFSTVWETFDEEARELDVSVVTGHTARYAGCNYPMVGGATAVSVGEYDRLVRPDGAQVGDRVVVTKGPAIEATGLLSIQFESLMDGALDPGTIQDAKDRFYDMSPVRDALVAAAAGPVTAMHDATECGIFGGLYEMARAAGVGIELETDRVPIQPGVLDACDFFDIDPWVSISEGTLLLSVAPDGVDDVLDALDDEGIPAADVGEVTEGSGLVVDGDPTPHPGVDPFWGTFEEYMGKLEAED is encoded by the coding sequence ATGGCAGACCTCGGCAAAGTCGACCGCGAGTTCTTCGACGAGTACATCTACCCGAACCTGGGCGCCGACCGGGACGACGTGACCCTCGGACCACAGCACGGCGTCGACTTCGGGGTCGTGGACGTCGGGGGGAAGGCCGTCGCGATGGCGACCGACCCCGTGTTCGTGATGCCCTCGGTCGGGTTCGAGCGGGCCGCCTGGTTCGCGTTCCACATCCTGATGAGCGACGTGGCCGTCTCCGGGCTGCCGCCGACGCATCTCTCCATCGACTTCAACCTCCCGCCGGAGATCACCGACGAGCAGTTCAGTACCGTCTGGGAGACGTTCGACGAGGAGGCCCGCGAGCTGGACGTCTCGGTCGTCACCGGCCACACCGCGCGGTACGCCGGGTGTAACTACCCGATGGTCGGCGGCGCGACAGCCGTCTCCGTCGGCGAGTACGACCGGCTCGTGCGCCCGGACGGCGCACAGGTCGGCGACCGCGTCGTCGTAACGAAGGGGCCGGCCATCGAGGCGACCGGCCTCCTCTCCATCCAGTTCGAATCCCTGATGGACGGGGCACTTGACCCGGGGACGATTCAGGACGCGAAGGACCGCTTCTACGACATGAGTCCGGTGCGCGACGCCCTGGTCGCGGCGGCCGCCGGGCCGGTGACCGCGATGCACGACGCCACCGAGTGCGGTATCTTCGGCGGCCTCTACGAGATGGCCCGCGCGGCGGGCGTCGGCATCGAGCTGGAGACCGACCGCGTGCCGATTCAGCCCGGCGTCCTGGACGCGTGTGACTTCTTCGACATCGACCCGTGGGTCTCCATCAGCGAGGGCACGCTCCTGCTGTCGGTGGCCCCCGACGGCGTCGACGACGTGCTGGACGCACTCGACGACGAGGGGATTCCGGCCGCGGACGTGGGCGAGGTCACCGAGGGCTCGGGACTCGTGGTGGACGGTGACCCGACTCCCCATCCCGGCGTCGACCCCTTCTGGGGGACCTTCGAGGAGTACATGGGGAAACTCGAGGCGGAGGACTGA